Proteins encoded in a region of the Candidatus Zixiibacteriota bacterium genome:
- a CDS encoding nucleotidyltransferase family protein, with amino-acid sequence MRNKKTKSIKELVSILKKHNADLRNKFKMKEIGVFGSYVREEQKRSSDVDILVEFEPGYKTFDRYMELKFFLEEIIGSKVDLVIKTAIRDEIKSRILSEAVYA; translated from the coding sequence ATGAGAAACAAGAAAACAAAATCCATAAAGGAATTGGTTAGCATTTTGAAAAAGCATAATGCCGATCTAAGGAATAAATTCAAGATGAAAGAGATAGGTGTTTTTGGTTCTTACGTTCGGGAAGAGCAGAAGAGGTCAAGCGATGTAGATATACTGGTTGAATTTGAGCCAGGCTATAAAACTTTCGACCGTTATATGGAGCTGAAGTTCTTCCTGGAGGAGATCATCGGGTCAAAGGTAGATCTGGTTATTAAAACTGCGATCAGAGATGAAATAAAAAGTAGAATTTTATCGGAGGCGGTTTATGCCTAA
- a CDS encoding ATP-binding cassette domain-containing protein: MKDILIKLQGVSKIYDGWRSALKNVDLEIEKGEFLFLVGPNGAGKTTLLKLLWMEEEPSSGVIFIDKYNSLEKNKKRLPELRQKIGVVFEDLKLIKERTLEENLSLPLRLSGKKEKHIKSRTAELLGAFNLYPKRKSFPKEISAGERKKLAIARAVINEPLIILADEPFGGLDQKVTFEIIDFFKEINLKGSTVLVTTYRDDIARSFKGRVIQLEKGEIRK, from the coding sequence ATGAAAGATATCCTCATAAAATTGCAAGGCGTCTCCAAAATCTATGATGGCTGGAGAAGCGCTCTAAAAAATGTAGATTTGGAAATAGAAAAGGGAGAATTCCTTTTTCTGGTTGGGCCAAATGGGGCGGGGAAAACTACTTTACTCAAGCTTTTGTGGATGGAGGAAGAGCCAAGCAGCGGAGTAATCTTCATAGATAAATACAACAGCCTGGAAAAGAATAAAAAGAGATTGCCGGAGCTGAGGCAAAAGATAGGCGTGGTGTTTGAGGATTTAAAGCTGATCAAGGAAAGAACTCTGGAAGAAAACCTCTCCTTACCTTTGAGGCTCTCAGGTAAAAAAGAGAAACATATCAAGTCCAGAACAGCAGAACTTTTAGGAGCATTCAACCTCTATCCCAAAAGAAAATCTTTCCCGAAGGAGATCTCGGCCGGGGAAAGGAAAAAGCTTGCCATTGCCCGGGCAGTTATAAACGAGCCCCTGATTATCCTGGCAGATGAGCCTTTTGGTGGATTGGACCAAAAGGTCACCTTTGAGATTATCGATTTTTTCAAGGAGATCAATCTAAAAGGTTCGACAGTGCTTGTGACTACTTATAGAGACGATATAGCCAGGAGTTTTAAAGGGAGGGTAATCCAGCTGGAAAAAGGAGAGATAAGAAAATGA
- a CDS encoding aspartate 1-decarboxylase, translating to MLIAVCKSKIHRVKVTDANLNYEGSLTVDQTLLKKADMIPYELVQVVNINNGARFETYVIPGKSNSGIICLNGPAARLGEIGDILIVISYSWMEKKEAEKFKPRVVYVDKNNKSQK from the coding sequence ATGTTAATAGCGGTTTGTAAATCGAAAATCCATAGGGTTAAAGTTACCGATGCAAATCTGAACTACGAGGGAAGTCTAACTGTAGATCAGACCCTTTTAAAGAAAGCGGATATGATACCCTATGAGTTAGTTCAGGTGGTCAACATCAATAATGGAGCCAGGTTTGAAACTTACGTCATTCCAGGCAAATCGAATTCCGGGATAATCTGCCTGAATGGACCTGCGGCGAGATTGGGCGAAATCGGAGATATTTTAATCGTAATCTCCTATTCCTGGATGGAAAAGAAAGAGGCAGAAAAATTCAAGCCCAGGGTAGTTTACGTCGATAAGAATAATAAATCCCAAAAATAA
- the panB gene encoding 3-methyl-2-oxobutanoate hydroxymethyltransferase: MPEDKVTVKTFLKMKQRGEKIAVLTAYDFFTAKILDDIGIDSILVGDSANMVFYGAKDTLSISMDQMIYHTQAVSKAAKRALVIGDMPFLSYQTSVSDAILNAGRFLKEGGAHGVKIEGGLEMKDTVKRLIEVGIPVMGHIGMTPQSIEKFGGYSVQGKDEKKAEYLLESAKALEDAGCFSIVLECIPRELAKKISSTLKIPTIGIGAGIDCDGQVLVVNDILGLYEEFKPKFVRRYTELAKEMRKACKNFIDDVKTKKYPSEEESY, translated from the coding sequence ATGCCAGAAGATAAAGTGACTGTCAAGACTTTTCTCAAAATGAAGCAGAGAGGAGAGAAAATCGCGGTTCTGACTGCTTACGATTTTTTCACTGCTAAAATCTTAGATGATATCGGCATAGATTCCATCCTGGTGGGTGATTCAGCCAATATGGTCTTTTATGGGGCTAAGGATACGCTTTCAATCAGTATGGATCAGATGATTTATCACACACAAGCGGTATCAAAAGCAGCAAAAAGAGCTCTGGTAATAGGCGATATGCCTTTTTTATCCTATCAGACTTCAGTCTCGGATGCGATTTTGAATGCGGGAAGATTTTTGAAAGAGGGCGGTGCGCACGGAGTCAAAATAGAGGGTGGTCTGGAGATGAAGGATACTGTAAAAAGGCTGATAGAGGTTGGGATTCCGGTGATGGGGCATATTGGCATGACCCCGCAGTCGATTGAGAAATTCGGGGGTTATTCAGTGCAGGGAAAAGATGAGAAGAAAGCTGAATATCTTTTGGAAAGCGCCAAAGCATTAGAAGATGCAGGCTGTTTTTCCATAGTCTTAGAGTGTATCCCCAGAGAGCTTGCCAAAAAGATTAGCTCCACCCTCAAAATTCCCACCATCGGAATTGGCGCAGGTATAGATTGTGATGGACAAGTTCTGGTGGTCAACGATATTTTAGGATTATACGAGGAATTCAAACCCAAATTTGTGAGAAGATATACAGAGCTGGCGAAAGAGATGAGAAAAGCGTGCAAGAATTTTATAGATGATGTCAAAACTAAGAAATATCCTTCGGAAGAAGAGAGCTATTAA
- the folB gene encoding dihydroneopterin aldolase, with the protein MGIIRLHNMIFYGFHGVSPAEKETGRRFEVDLELFLDLSRAEQSDRLKDTVNYKEVYQTVHDIMTGERFSLIEAVASRIADEVLTKFKPDLVKVRVRKKIPPVPGNLDDIEVEIERRKEV; encoded by the coding sequence ATGGGCATAATCAGACTGCACAATATGATCTTCTACGGGTTTCACGGGGTCTCACCTGCGGAAAAGGAGACTGGCAGGAGATTTGAGGTGGATTTGGAGCTTTTCCTTGATCTTTCCAGAGCAGAGCAAAGCGACAGACTCAAAGACACTGTCAATTATAAGGAAGTTTACCAGACAGTTCATGATATTATGACCGGAGAGCGTTTTTCCCTTATAGAAGCAGTTGCCAGCCGGATAGCTGATGAGGTCCTGACTAAATTCAAACCTGACCTGGTAAAGGTCAGGGTGAGGAAAAAGATACCTCCGGTTCCTGGAAACTTAGATGATATCGAGGTAGAGATAGAAAGAAGAAAGGAAGTCTGA
- the pdxA gene encoding 4-hydroxythreonine-4-phosphate dehydrogenase PdxA, which yields MKRKPILGITMGDPAGIGPEVVVKSITKPEVKRICVPLVFGSIDVFRQATKKYPRGYRLNRVFSVEEMNTDGKVINILHCTDLDYKKVKTGKVNKTSGSMAATCLVYAVQFALAQEIDGIVTAPLSKKGLKLAGYDFPGQTEMIAFLTASTKFGMMFIRDDLKIILVTTHLPLSRVSKEINSQKVFEKIELTDKVLRFLFKIKKPMISVCALNPHSGEEGLFGKEEKKAILPAIKKAQRKRINVSGPFAADSLFNPKRSSGFDCIVAMYHDQGLIPMKIKGLGSSVNLTAGVPVIRTSPDFGTALDIAGKGKADPGGMIKAIMLAAKLAESSDNLDKIWFN from the coding sequence ATGAAAAGAAAGCCGATTCTGGGAATTACGATGGGTGACCCGGCCGGGATAGGTCCGGAGGTGGTGGTTAAATCAATTACCAAACCTGAAGTTAAAAGAATTTGTGTGCCTCTGGTTTTTGGCTCCATCGATGTTTTTCGTCAAGCCACTAAAAAATATCCAAGGGGGTACAGATTAAATCGGGTCTTCTCAGTAGAAGAAATGAATACTGATGGAAAGGTTATAAATATCTTGCATTGCACCGATTTAGATTATAAAAAGGTCAAAACCGGAAAGGTAAACAAAACCTCAGGCAGTATGGCGGCTACCTGTCTGGTTTATGCGGTTCAGTTTGCCTTAGCTCAAGAGATCGACGGGATTGTGACTGCCCCGTTATCCAAAAAAGGTCTAAAATTAGCCGGGTATGATTTCCCTGGTCAGACTGAGATGATTGCTTTTCTTACTGCTTCAACTAAATTCGGGATGATGTTTATAAGGGATGATTTAAAGATAATTCTGGTAACGACACATCTGCCTTTATCTAGAGTAAGTAAAGAGATTAATTCTCAAAAGGTTTTTGAAAAGATAGAACTGACAGACAAGGTCTTGAGATTCTTATTTAAAATAAAAAAGCCAATGATCAGCGTGTGTGCCCTGAATCCTCATTCCGGAGAGGAAGGGCTTTTCGGAAAAGAGGAGAAAAAAGCAATCCTGCCGGCAATAAAAAAAGCTCAGAGAAAAAGGATAAATGTATCCGGTCCATTTGCTGCTGATTCTCTATTCAATCCGAAGCGTTCATCTGGATTCGATTGTATAGTAGCGATGTATCACGACCAGGGGCTTATTCCGATGAAGATAAAAGGATTGGGAAGCTCAGTGAATCTGACAGCCGGGGTTCCGGTTATTCGCACCTCTCCCGATTTCGGAACAGCCTTGGATATTGCCGGAAAAGGAAAAGCAGACCCAGGGGGGATGATCAAGGCGATAATGCTGGCAGCGAAGTTAGCCGAATCTTCGGACAACTTGGACAAGATCTGGTTTAACTAA
- a CDS encoding sugar phosphate nucleotidyltransferase: protein MKSDLPKVLHTLSGKPLIGYVLDTVLSLNLKRVAVVVGYQGEKVIDFVKGKDVEVVWQKEQLGTGHAVMQAEPIFHDFDGELLVLCGDVSLLQTETVIELLKTHQQKKAKATVLTAVLEDPKGYGRIVRNKNGDFERIVEDKDATPEEKKIREINTGEMCFSAPALFSALKKVKRDNLQKEYYITDVLGILKRGGEKVEALRVQNPWETKGVNSTSELLQMEEYLANTKLKSGVEHKA, encoded by the coding sequence ATGAAATCTGATCTCCCCAAGGTTCTGCACACTTTAAGCGGAAAACCTCTTATAGGGTATGTTCTGGACACAGTTCTCAGTCTAAATTTAAAAAGGGTAGCAGTGGTGGTTGGTTATCAAGGGGAAAAAGTAATCGATTTTGTGAAAGGGAAAGATGTGGAGGTTGTCTGGCAGAAAGAGCAGCTGGGCACCGGGCATGCGGTTATGCAGGCGGAACCTATTTTTCATGATTTCGACGGAGAGCTCTTAGTTCTCTGCGGAGATGTCTCCCTGCTTCAAACTGAAACCGTAATTGAACTTCTGAAAACCCATCAGCAGAAAAAAGCAAAAGCCACAGTCCTCACAGCAGTCTTAGAGGACCCTAAAGGGTATGGGCGGATTGTCAGAAATAAAAATGGGGATTTCGAGAGGATAGTAGAGGATAAAGATGCTACCCCGGAGGAGAAAAAGATCAGGGAGATCAATACTGGAGAGATGTGCTTTTCTGCTCCAGCGCTCTTCTCCGCTCTAAAGAAAGTAAAAAGGGATAATCTTCAAAAAGAATATTATATTACCGATGTGCTGGGGATATTAAAAAGAGGGGGAGAAAAGGTTGAAGCCCTGAGAGTTCAAAATCCCTGGGAGACTAAAGGGGTTAACTCGACTTCTGAGCTTTTGCAGATGGAAGAATACCTGGCAAACACAAAACTAAAATCTGGCGTAGAACATAAGGCTTGA
- a CDS encoding deoxynucleoside kinase, protein MAGLNYIVVEGAIGAGKTGLAQLLAERFGASLVLEEIEENPFLLDFYKNRKRFAFQTQVYFLLSRFKQQQSLLELDLFHAKVISDYLFWKDRIFASINLSQKELYLYEKILPILEKDIPRPDLVIYLQTSPEVLQKRIKEKGRDFEKGLDLEYISLLVESYNHFFFHYNLGNLLVVKNDNLDFQKNPSQFEDLVNIVKEEKPGTRYYVPAA, encoded by the coding sequence ATGGCAGGTTTAAACTACATAGTAGTGGAGGGAGCAATAGGTGCTGGGAAGACCGGCTTAGCACAACTTTTAGCTGAGAGGTTTGGAGCTTCTCTGGTTTTAGAGGAGATAGAGGAGAACCCCTTCTTATTGGATTTTTACAAAAACCGGAAGAGGTTTGCTTTTCAAACCCAGGTCTATTTCCTTCTTTCCAGGTTCAAACAGCAGCAAAGTTTGCTGGAATTAGACCTTTTCCATGCTAAGGTGATAAGCGATTACCTTTTCTGGAAGGACCGGATCTTCGCCTCGATCAACTTGAGCCAGAAGGAGCTTTATCTGTATGAGAAGATCCTGCCTATTCTGGAAAAGGATATTCCCAGGCCTGATCTGGTGATATATTTGCAAACCAGTCCGGAGGTTTTACAAAAGAGGATAAAGGAAAAGGGAAGAGATTTTGAAAAAGGCTTAGATTTGGAATATATTTCACTCTTAGTGGAATCGTATAACCATTTCTTTTTCCATTATAACTTAGGTAATTTATTAGTGGTAAAAAATGACAATCTGGATTTTCAAAAGAATCCCAGCCAATTTGAAGACCTCGTGAATATTGTCAAAGAAGAAAAACCAGGCACCAGGTATTATGTGCCTGCAGCTTAG
- a CDS encoding peptidoglycan DD-metalloendopeptidase family protein codes for MRTFLNFCLILFLSVLTCGFLLYPFTQSDLMAQKIESRISEQKDELHRIRQELEEKRDKIKKLSKKESSVFIEIKNLEEELELIDKLVSRLNQESRRTGKGISAEEELLKNSQFRLQDKREELGCRLRDIYKYMRFREYEILIGASSPLDLMRRLRYIKLITQQDQALIQGVSSEIASVKETKKTLETKRRELAQLIKEKDKEEKRRSSEKGKKEKLLKTIRTEKEIYLSSVKELEKSAKEIERLLTSLEQKRSEGEIETQASIFKALKGRIPWPVKGKLALGFGQQEEKRFNTKVFNPGIDISPVSEEVKAVADGKVVYSSWLRGYGNFIILQHDGGFYTVYANLKEVFADVGETISQSQTIARISGSGAEDNLHFEIRKGKEQLDPLEWLK; via the coding sequence ATGAGAACATTTTTGAACTTTTGTCTGATCCTCTTTCTTTCGGTCCTGACCTGTGGGTTTTTATTATACCCTTTCACTCAAAGCGATTTAATGGCTCAGAAGATAGAAAGCAGGATCTCAGAACAGAAAGACGAGCTCCATCGGATCAGGCAAGAGTTAGAGGAAAAAAGAGACAAGATAAAGAAACTCTCCAAAAAAGAGTCCTCGGTTTTCATAGAGATTAAAAACCTGGAAGAGGAGCTGGAGCTTATAGATAAACTGGTTTCCAGGCTTAATCAGGAATCGAGAAGAACCGGCAAAGGAATTTCAGCCGAAGAGGAACTGCTGAAGAATTCCCAATTCAGGTTACAGGACAAAAGGGAAGAACTGGGATGCCGGTTAAGGGATATCTACAAATATATGAGGTTCCGGGAATACGAAATCCTGATCGGCGCCTCCTCCCCTCTTGACCTGATGAGAAGGTTAAGATATATTAAGCTCATAACCCAGCAGGATCAGGCTTTGATTCAGGGTGTTTCCTCTGAGATCGCGAGTGTGAAAGAGACCAAGAAGACCCTGGAGACGAAAAGGAGGGAATTAGCTCAGTTAATCAAGGAGAAGGATAAAGAGGAAAAGAGGAGAAGCTCGGAAAAGGGGAAAAAAGAGAAACTTCTCAAAACCATCCGAACTGAGAAAGAAATTTATCTTAGTTCGGTTAAAGAATTAGAAAAAAGCGCCAAAGAGATCGAGAGGCTATTGACCTCCTTAGAGCAAAAAAGATCCGAAGGGGAAATCGAGACCCAGGCCAGCATATTCAAAGCTTTGAAAGGAAGGATTCCCTGGCCGGTCAAAGGCAAGTTAGCCTTAGGTTTTGGCCAGCAGGAGGAGAAGAGGTTTAACACAAAAGTCTTTAACCCGGGAATCGATATCTCGCCTGTATCGGAAGAGGTAAAAGCAGTGGCAGACGGTAAGGTAGTCTATTCTTCCTGGCTCAGGGGTTACGGGAACTTCATTATCCTCCAGCATGACGGAGGTTTCTATACGGTTTATGCTAATCTAAAGGAAGTTTTTGCGGATGTAGGCGAAACTATTAGCCAATCGCAGACTATTGCCAGGATCAGTGGCTCAGGGGCTGAAGACAATCTTCATTTCGAGATAAGAAAAGGAAAAGAGCAGCTCGATCCTTTAGAATGGTTGAAATAA
- a CDS encoding DUF86 domain-containing protein, with protein sequence MPKRDYVLFITDIRDCAKRILEYVKGKSFEEFTSNQMLIDAVIRNLEIIGEATKNIPSEIKQRYPQIEW encoded by the coding sequence ATGCCTAAAAGGGATTATGTGCTCTTTATCACCGACATACGGGATTGCGCCAAGAGAATTCTGGAGTATGTGAAGGGCAAGTCGTTTGAGGAATTTACCAGCAATCAGATGCTGATCGACGCAGTTATAAGGAACCTGGAGATAATCGGTGAAGCAACCAAGAACATTCCGTCTGAAATAAAACAGAGATATCCACAAATCGAGTGGTGA
- the rho gene encoding transcription termination factor Rho produces MDIVELKSKTVSELLKLAEELDIPGCAGLRKQDLIFKILEAKTEKNGLIFAEGVLEILPEGYGFLRSPDYNYLPGPDDIYVSPSQIKRFDLRKGDTISGQVRPPKDSERYFALLKIEAVNFENPEVAKHKVLFDNLTPLYPEKRIQLETATEEVSMRIMDLVCPVGKGQRGLIVSPPKAGKTILLQKIANSVTANHPEIKLIVLLIDERPEEVTDMKRSVKGEVVSSTFDEPADRHVQVADMVIEKAKRLVEHQQDVVILLDSITRLARAHNAVVPHSGKILSGGVDANALQKPKRFFGAARNIEEGGSLTIMATALIETGSRMDEVIFEEFKGTGNMEIVLDRRLQDRRIFPAMDINRSGTRKEELLLSEEELSKIWILRRFLNEMNSVEAMEFLLDRIRKTKNNSKFLESMKD; encoded by the coding sequence ATGGATATAGTTGAGCTTAAAAGCAAGACCGTGTCGGAGCTTTTGAAACTGGCGGAGGAGTTAGACATCCCCGGCTGCGCGGGCTTGAGAAAACAGGATCTAATATTCAAGATCTTAGAGGCAAAGACTGAGAAAAACGGACTTATCTTCGCAGAAGGGGTTCTGGAAATTTTGCCAGAGGGTTATGGTTTCCTGCGTTCCCCGGATTATAACTATCTTCCGGGCCCGGATGATATCTACGTTTCCCCTTCCCAGATAAAAAGGTTCGATTTGAGGAAGGGGGATACTATCTCCGGACAGGTGAGACCTCCCAAGGATTCGGAGCGGTATTTTGCCCTTTTGAAGATCGAGGCAGTTAATTTCGAGAACCCGGAGGTGGCAAAACATAAGGTTTTATTTGACAACTTGACACCTCTTTATCCGGAAAAAAGGATTCAACTGGAAACCGCTACCGAAGAAGTCTCTATGCGGATAATGGATCTGGTCTGTCCGGTTGGAAAGGGTCAGAGGGGTTTGATTGTCTCCCCTCCCAAGGCTGGAAAGACTATCCTTCTGCAGAAGATCGCCAACAGCGTCACCGCCAACCACCCGGAGATAAAGCTGATAGTGCTTCTGATCGATGAAAGGCCAGAAGAGGTCACCGATATGAAGCGTTCGGTTAAAGGAGAGGTGGTCAGTTCCACCTTTGATGAGCCGGCAGATCGGCACGTGCAGGTGGCAGATATGGTGATAGAAAAAGCCAAAAGACTGGTGGAGCACCAGCAGGATGTAGTTATCCTTTTGGACAGTATCACCCGTTTAGCCCGGGCGCATAATGCAGTTGTTCCTCACAGCGGAAAAATCCTCTCCGGTGGAGTGGATGCTAACGCCCTGCAGAAACCGAAAAGGTTTTTTGGCGCAGCCCGGAATATCGAAGAGGGCGGGAGCCTCACCATTATGGCTACTGCCTTGATCGAGACCGGCAGCCGGATGGATGAAGTCATCTTCGAGGAGTTCAAAGGAACCGGAAATATGGAGATAGTCTTAGACCGCCGGCTGCAGGACCGCAGGATCTTCCCGGCTATGGATATCAACCGTTCTGGCACCCGTAAGGAAGAACTGCTTCTGTCTGAGGAGGAGTTAAGCAAGATCTGGATTTTAAGGAGATTCCTAAACGAGATGAACTCAGTCGAGGCTATGGAGTTCTTGCTTGACAGGATAAGAAAAACCAAAAACAACTCCAAGTTCTTAGAGTCGATGAAGGATTAG
- a CDS encoding permease-like cell division protein FtsX has protein sequence MSLFFFLKESVSGFFREKGSTFTSLVNLTFFFLIFGIFLLVTYNLYTFTQKVKSRMEIDVYLQEELAQKEIDELRDKIIQLEGIDQAVFRSKEKALQELKGYLGQNILEGLESNPLPSSWVVKLKPAYQNLDKMEKISIQLKKMAGVEEVDYGRFWVGKIENVFKISLWINLALGVFMVSGSLFTMMQTLRNIRRSRAEELKLFSLLGVGSRFSRKIFLFEGIINGTVSAFLSLLVLYLLFNLFSSFGFELSFLPLILSVAFILFGFLLGGFAGLLSGAEKTD, from the coding sequence ATGAGTTTGTTCTTCTTTTTAAAGGAATCGGTCTCTGGATTTTTCAGGGAAAAAGGTTCCACCTTTACCTCTTTGGTCAACCTGACTTTTTTCTTTTTGATCTTCGGCATCTTTCTTTTAGTAACCTATAATCTTTACACCTTCACCCAGAAAGTAAAAAGCAGGATGGAAATAGATGTCTATTTACAAGAAGAACTCGCCCAGAAAGAGATCGACGAGCTTAGAGATAAAATCATCCAGCTGGAAGGAATAGACCAGGCCGTATTTCGCTCCAAAGAGAAAGCCCTGCAGGAGTTGAAAGGTTACTTGGGGCAGAATATCTTGGAAGGTCTGGAGTCAAATCCATTGCCCTCTTCCTGGGTGGTAAAATTGAAGCCAGCTTATCAGAATCTGGATAAAATGGAGAAAATCTCCATTCAATTAAAGAAGATGGCAGGTGTGGAAGAGGTAGATTACGGCAGATTCTGGGTCGGAAAAATAGAGAACGTCTTTAAAATCTCATTATGGATAAATTTAGCCTTAGGAGTTTTCATGGTCTCAGGATCGCTGTTTACCATGATGCAAACTCTCAGGAATATCCGCAGGTCCAGGGCTGAGGAGTTGAAACTTTTCAGCCTTTTAGGCGTTGGAAGCCGTTTTTCCAGAAAGATTTTTCTGTTTGAGGGAATCATAAATGGAACGGTGAGCGCTTTTTTGAGCCTTCTGGTCCTGTATCTGCTATTCAATCTCTTCAGCTCTTTTGGATTCGAGCTTAGTTTTTTACCTTTAATCCTTTCGGTTGCCTTCATATTGTTCGGTTTTCTCCTTGGCGGATTTGCCGGTCTTTTATCCGGAGCGGAAAAAACTGACTGA
- the panC gene encoding pantoate--beta-alanine ligase — protein MIHLISSPKKMQECALSLKKKGKKISFVPTMGALHQGHLSLVQKARKLGDFVVASIFVNPAQFKPKEDYKKYPRDLRKDKELLQQAGCDLIFVPRVEDIYPEGYLTYVNVEELSKKLEGASRPGHFKGVCTIVAKLFNIVQPDYAIFGQKDAQQALIIKKMTEDLNFPVKIIVCPTVREKDGLACSSRNSYLNAEERDQAKILYQSLKLGEKMIKAGEKNPLKVIKKMTEMIQQMPLAKIDYIALTDTQTLEPVRKIKGELLLSLAVKFGKTRLIDNLKICV, from the coding sequence ATGATACACTTGATCTCCTCCCCTAAAAAAATGCAGGAATGTGCACTTTCCTTAAAAAAGAAGGGCAAGAAAATCTCCTTTGTGCCGACTATGGGGGCTTTGCATCAAGGTCATTTGAGTCTGGTTCAAAAAGCCAGAAAGTTAGGGGATTTTGTGGTGGCCAGTATTTTTGTTAATCCTGCTCAGTTTAAGCCTAAGGAGGATTACAAAAAATACCCGAGGGATTTAAGAAAAGACAAGGAATTACTCCAGCAAGCGGGATGTGACCTTATTTTCGTTCCAAGAGTGGAAGATATTTATCCAGAGGGGTATCTCACCTATGTCAATGTTGAAGAGTTGTCCAAGAAATTAGAAGGAGCATCCAGACCCGGGCATTTCAAGGGGGTCTGCACTATTGTAGCAAAGTTATTTAATATTGTTCAACCGGATTATGCCATATTCGGTCAAAAGGATGCTCAGCAGGCACTTATCATCAAAAAAATGACAGAAGACCTGAACTTTCCTGTGAAAATAATCGTATGTCCGACTGTAAGAGAAAAAGATGGGCTTGCCTGTTCCTCCAGAAATAGTTATCTTAATGCCGAGGAGAGAGACCAGGCTAAAATCCTGTACCAGTCTTTAAAGTTGGGGGAAAAGATGATAAAGGCTGGTGAAAAAAATCCCCTGAAGGTAATAAAAAAGATGACAGAGATGATACAGCAAATGCCTCTGGCAAAAATAGATTATATCGCACTTACTGATACTCAGACTCTTGAGCCGGTTAGAAAAATTAAAGGGGAACTTTTACTCTCTTTAGCTGTAAAATTTGGTAAAACCAGATTAATCGATAATCTCAAGATCTGTGTCTAA
- the rsfS gene encoding ribosome silencing factor, with product MKISSQRLANLIGRYALEKKAADIKVLDLRKVADITDYFLVCSAEVELQARAIADHITESLKKKGIRAWHAEGYQNSKWILLDYVDVVVHIFLDETREFYGLERLWGDAKVKQIKEKIRLLKKNRSVA from the coding sequence TTGAAAATCTCTTCTCAGAGGTTAGCAAATTTAATTGGCAGATACGCCCTGGAGAAAAAAGCCGCAGACATAAAGGTTCTGGACCTGAGGAAAGTGGCGGATATCACCGATTACTTCCTAGTCTGTTCTGCAGAGGTGGAGTTACAGGCCAGGGCGATCGCGGACCATATAACTGAAAGCCTCAAGAAAAAGGGGATAAGAGCTTGGCATGCCGAGGGGTACCAGAATTCCAAGTGGATACTTTTAGATTACGTGGACGTGGTGGTGCATATCTTCTTAGACGAAACCAGGGAGTTCTACGGGTTAGAAAGATTATGGGGGGATGCAAAGGTGAAACAGATCAAAGAAAAAATCAGACTACTTAAAAAGAACAGGTCAGTTGCCTAA
- the folK gene encoding 2-amino-4-hydroxy-6-hydroxymethyldihydropteridine diphosphokinase: MAIAYLCLGSNLGDKKRNLNQALKEIKNLKMVKVLKTSSIYETEPVGFKDQSWFLNAVIKIKTKLPPLSLLYLLQGIERKLGRVRGKRWGPRKVDLDILLYDKMVINDDKLTLPHPQMHKRRFVLIPLIELGSRWKHPALHLTPKMFLQKIKTGQEVKLSEVKWQV, from the coding sequence TTGGCAATTGCTTATCTGTGCCTGGGCTCAAATTTAGGAGATAAGAAAAGGAACTTGAACCAGGCTTTGAAAGAGATTAAGAATCTGAAAATGGTTAAAGTCCTTAAAACCTCTTCTATCTATGAGACTGAGCCGGTTGGTTTCAAGGATCAGAGCTGGTTTTTGAATGCGGTAATTAAAATCAAGACTAAACTCCCGCCTTTATCTCTGCTTTATCTTCTTCAAGGGATAGAAAGGAAGTTAGGCAGGGTTAGAGGAAAAAGATGGGGTCCGAGAAAAGTAGATCTGGATATACTCCTTTATGACAAGATGGTTATTAATGATGATAAGCTAACGCTTCCTCATCCACAGATGCACAAAAGAAGATTTGTCCTAATACCGTTGATCGAGCTGGGTTCAAGATGGAAACATCCGGCTCTGCATTTAACTCCTAAGATGTTTCTGCAAAAAATAAAGACAGGTCAGGAGGTAAAATTATCTGAGGTCAAATGGCAGGTTTAA